The sequence below is a genomic window from Cataglyphis hispanica isolate Lineage 1 chromosome 13, ULB_Chis1_1.0, whole genome shotgun sequence.
actaTAATTgcatagtaaaataattatagttgagattcttatttttatagttattattgctataatattaataaaaaaaaccttaTATACATAGTTCTGACaattatggaaaaattttactataaattttaataatttgaaatattaatatagcaaaatatCTAGTAACAAATGGTGaactaaataaacatttttatgtaataatcacaattataataaatgtgactATACTTTTGACATCAGctttactattaataataataactaaaaaataagtaagaaAAGATAGCtaaagatatacatttttatgactatattaatatcttgtttGACTACATTTCTAATTAAACAAAGTTACTAAAGATATCATAAATACTACAAAGAAAGAATAGCTAATAAAAGTAATCATTTATGCATAATGCATAGAAccataataatagtatattttagtaactatatttataaataacagtttactattttaaagagagagagagagaaagagagaaagagagggaaaaggagggaggaagagaggaaggGAAGGAGAGTGTGTgtagaaagaaaacaaattcatTCGGATATTCGACTGACAACAAATAATAGAGTTTATTCTTTCTCGCATTTTTTCACAGTTTTTCGCATACTGTGTTCGTCTTGCTATTAAAAGCGCTGAAAGCATTTGACTGATCAACATGtattaaagattgaaattgaagattgaagattgaaaattgaaattttcaattaagacaaagaaattttagctCCTTTTGtcttaattaagttaaatttcaattattattccttAATCTTCAATATGAGCATAATGTTTGATTAATGCTTCTCGCGCGACAGAATGCGGCATAGCCAATCAAAAtcgtaattgttttttataaaaccgaTAGATTGTGTCGTTACTTTTACTGAGCACTGTCGCGAGATCTATTAGCAGCAACACTGCTATCGCTAGCTACACTGGTTAAACGCATTTGTGCAAGTCCAGAAATCGAGTAACAATTACGTGAGTATTATCGGGCAGCAATTACGTGAGaaacacataataataaaatgtttgatatatttacttgaagtgtttgaaagatataatctgtagaagaaaaaaattatccatcACAAAGaaatcgtttaaaaataagtaattgtctattttatataatataacgtaaTTTCGTTTGAAGCAGTAATGGGAAAATCTTGTCTTTCATTGAATAATTCTTGCCAATTATTGACACTCAAACAGCACACATGTCTAAAATTTGTTCAGAAAACATTCCGAAAATGTCTTTGAGACGTAGAACGTCTTCGAAATGTCTTCTGGATGACTTTTGGATATGCATGCTATCTGAATAAATATTGCGttcaatttcacatttttcacatttctagtaggatttatttatttatttaaactttagagtaaagagtataaaatattttatttgaaaatataatagtttatattctttaattgttttatttaaccttttatatatttttttacagattggatatattaatttaatatctttaaaatgtcaaattttgttGAAGAAAATTTGGAAGCATGGAGTCTTTCTGaatatattgagaaatttaaaggttattattttatttttattaatatgagacaataattatataacatttttacttGCTCAGATGAGCAAATTGGCGAGGAGACATTCCTATATATGCCCGAATCTATGATAAAGGAATTAATTCCTATAATCGGAAAGCGTTTTTGTTTTCTCCAAAATCGAAAAAGATTGCTTCAAAGTGAAAATGAAAGTTTAGTTgtgataagataatttttgcatcatgtgaatatatttttattggaattagtaaagaattcttttctttgtattgaaattttatttttttgattttttaaattttattgactgTGAAATCGTtttctatcttattttaaaatgattacaaataatagtattcttatttaatttataata
It includes:
- the LOC126854100 gene encoding uncharacterized protein LOC126854100 produces the protein MSNFVEENLEAWSLSEYIEKFKDEQIGEETFLYMPESMIKELIPIIGKRFCFLQNRKRLLQSENESLVEISNKLHRTDCEDMIIANSSSINSFQDHGKILKELLSESGGKIFRPNTINFIRSK